One region of Gossypium raimondii isolate GPD5lz chromosome 6, ASM2569854v1, whole genome shotgun sequence genomic DNA includes:
- the LOC105771530 gene encoding ABSCISIC ACID-INSENSITIVE 5-like protein 3: MGDRFMMSPNRSEGQHFPPLASQISSLYNLTFDEVQSQLGKIGKPLNDMNLDELLRSLIAVEEGGLVQNPSSFSSSSSSAASFFLGNINLNGTLSKKTVDEVWKEIVNNGGGNVNAMDNRFVQHQLTLGETTLEDFLVRAGVINGGIQDGVIHPQQFMAIDPMAVVSQQADWLQFQMAAVQQQHHHHQQQQMTMMDSNFNVPESVYENQVVDVGYHENQLAITMPMPAMSATSSDSQPTAARKHRYSDVMEKTIERRQKRMIKNRESAARSRARKQAYTNQLELEVDQLKKMNSWLKRQKEVEMVLSANTNDTVPKYQLRRTSSASF; encoded by the exons atgGGAGATAGATTCATGATGTCTCCTAATAGATCTGAGGGGCAACATTTTCCCCCTTTGGCTTCACAAATTAGTTCTTTATATAACCTCACTTTCGATGAGGTTCAAAGCCAACTGGGGAAGATAGGGAAGCCATTAAATGATATGAATTTGGATGAGTTGTTGAGGAGTTTGATAGCTGTTGAAGAAGGAGGATTGGTTCAAAACccatcttcattttcttcttcctcatcatctgctgcttctttctttcttgggAACATCAATTTAAATGGCACATTGAGTAAGAAAACCGTTGATGAGGTTTGGAAGGAAATAGTTAATAACGGCGGTGGCAATGTCAATGCGATGGACAACCGATTCGTTCAACACCAACTGACGCTCGGCGAGACGACGCTCGAGGATTTCCTTGTTCGTGCCGGTGTGATCAATGGTGGGATCCAGGATGGTGTCATTCATCCGCAACAGTTCATGGCAATCGACCCGATGGCCGTGGTTTCTCAACAGGCTGATTGGCTCCAGTTCCAAATGGCTGCCGTTCAGCAACAACACCATCACCATCAGCAGCAACAAATGACAATGATGGATTCGAATTTCAATGTTCCGGAGTCAGTTTATGAGAACCAAGTTGTAGATGTTGGGTACCATGAGAACCAACTGGCTATTACAATGCCAATGCCTGCAATGTCAGCAACATCATCCGATTCTCAACCAACTGCTGCCAGGAAACACAGATATTCAGATGTGATGGAGAAGACTATTGAGAGAAGGCAAAAGAGGATGATCAAGAACCGAGAATCCGCAGCACGGTCCCGGGCAAGGAAGCAG GCTTATACCAATCAATTGGAGCTTGAAGTAGatcaattaaagaaaatgaatagcTGGCTCAAAAGGCAAAAG GAAGTGGAGATGGTGTTGTCGGCAAATACAAATGATACGGTGCCAAAGTACCAGCTGCGGCGTACCAGTTCTGCTTCATTTTAG